Proteins encoded by one window of Prevotella nigrescens:
- a CDS encoding DUF4292 domain-containing protein: protein MKIKNVYIAVFTILFLTNCGTHRSVVKPSYPQGAASTTSSASLKQQQMQFMQKVSDGALYQKNLVSDLTFTVNTGKKDITVPGILRMRKDEVIRLQLLVPIIRSEVGRIEFTKDYVLFLDRIHKQYVKAKYTDVAFLKNNGINFYSLQSLFWNQLFIPGQQRVGERNLAQFNVDFNAPQTASQKGVSITLNGGKINYKWIAEPATSFIREAEAKYSSAEHGVSTLNWDYEDFKKFGSKMFPYYHKVTIKTPLARGQKVVTATFEFDKLGDNADWESFTTPSPKYEQVSVEDILGKLMQL from the coding sequence ATGAAAATAAAGAATGTATATATAGCCGTGTTCACCATTTTGTTTTTAACGAACTGCGGCACTCATAGGTCGGTTGTAAAGCCTTCATACCCCCAAGGCGCTGCTTCAACCACATCATCAGCCTCTCTTAAACAGCAACAAATGCAGTTTATGCAAAAGGTTTCCGATGGTGCGCTCTATCAGAAAAATCTTGTTTCCGACTTAACATTTACGGTAAACACGGGTAAGAAAGATATTACTGTACCCGGTATCTTGCGCATGCGTAAAGACGAAGTAATTCGTTTGCAACTTCTTGTTCCTATTATTCGCAGTGAAGTTGGACGCATTGAATTTACAAAAGACTACGTATTGTTTCTTGATAGAATACATAAACAATATGTGAAAGCTAAATATACCGATGTCGCTTTCCTGAAAAACAATGGTATAAACTTCTATTCTCTTCAATCTTTATTTTGGAATCAACTCTTTATTCCTGGTCAGCAACGCGTTGGAGAGCGTAATTTAGCACAATTCAATGTCGATTTTAATGCACCACAGACAGCGTCTCAAAAGGGCGTTTCTATTACCTTGAATGGGGGAAAGATAAACTATAAATGGATAGCAGAGCCAGCAACAAGTTTTATTCGTGAAGCCGAAGCCAAGTATAGTAGTGCTGAGCATGGTGTTTCAACATTGAATTGGGACTACGAAGACTTCAAGAAGTTTGGTTCAAAGATGTTCCCTTACTATCATAAAGTAACGATAAAGACACCCCTGGCAAGAGGTCAAAAGGTTGTTACTGCTACCTTCGAATTTGACAAACTCGGCGATAATGCCGATTGGGAGAGCTTTACAACGCCATCGCCGAAGTATGAACAGGTGAGCGTGGAAGATATTTTGGGTAAATTAATGCAACTTTAA
- a CDS encoding pyridoxal-phosphate-dependent aminotransferase family protein, whose protein sequence is MSMLNFTIGPVMSADKVREIGAEQVPYFRTSEFSATMLENEILMKRFAKADDDARVVFITGSGTASMEASVMNLLTTEDKALVVNGGSFGQRFVDLCELYAIPHTVIKMKTGQQITAEMLEQYDGQGYTAFLVNVGETSTGVHYDIDLISKFCRRNHLFLLVDAISSFLADEFDMKQLGADVMITGSQKALACPPGISVIVLSPRAIERVERNDVRCMYLNLKDALRNGERGQTPFTPAVGILRQINYRLKEIKRNGGVAAEIERTRNLAMDFRQKIAHLPLEPITKSPSNAVTSLHPLNNSAFSIFETLKDEYGIWICPNGGDMRDTIFRVGHIGALTPENNSTLVAAFDELHKIGKL, encoded by the coding sequence ATGAGTATGCTTAATTTCACTATAGGACCCGTAATGTCGGCTGACAAAGTAAGAGAAATAGGTGCAGAACAAGTGCCTTACTTCCGTACTTCAGAGTTCTCTGCAACGATGTTAGAGAACGAAATACTAATGAAAAGGTTTGCAAAAGCCGACGACGATGCTCGTGTGGTATTCATAACAGGTTCGGGTACGGCTTCTATGGAGGCGTCTGTAATGAACCTCCTCACCACTGAAGACAAGGCATTGGTGGTAAACGGTGGTAGTTTCGGACAACGGTTTGTGGACTTGTGCGAACTGTATGCCATTCCACACACTGTAATAAAGATGAAAACAGGGCAGCAAATCACTGCCGAGATGCTCGAACAGTACGATGGTCAGGGCTACACAGCCTTTCTTGTGAATGTTGGCGAGACCTCTACGGGCGTGCATTACGACATTGATTTAATCAGCAAATTCTGCCGTCGCAACCATCTTTTCCTGCTTGTCGATGCCATAAGTTCGTTTCTTGCCGACGAGTTTGACATGAAACAATTGGGTGCCGACGTTATGATTACAGGCTCGCAGAAAGCCTTAGCCTGTCCTCCGGGTATCTCTGTCATCGTACTTTCGCCACGAGCTATCGAGCGTGTAGAGCGCAACGACGTGCGCTGCATGTACTTAAACCTGAAAGATGCACTGCGTAATGGCGAACGCGGACAGACTCCTTTCACCCCGGCTGTGGGTATATTGCGACAAATTAACTACCGATTGAAAGAGATAAAACGCAATGGCGGTGTTGCAGCCGAAATAGAACGGACACGCAATTTGGCTATGGACTTCCGCCAGAAAATAGCCCATCTGCCCTTGGAACCTATCACAAAATCGCCTTCAAATGCCGTAACATCGTTGCACCCGCTGAACAATTCGGCGTTCAGTATATTTGAAACGTTGAAAGACGAGTACGGTATTTGGATTTGTCCGAATGGTGGCGATATGCGCGATACCATCTTCCGAGTAGGTCATATTGGTGCACTGACACCCGAAAACAACTCTACTCTCGTGGCAGCCTTCGATGAATTACATAAAATTGGCAAACTTTAA
- a CDS encoding CDP-glycerol glycerophosphotransferase family protein, whose translation MRILLFCENKYAVDILQPIQTEADKEGNNDVLWYVHQEKIPEFPLKDCVKWTNSIQESFDFSPEAIYVPGNIVPYYLPGVKIQIFHGYAAEKKDHWVIRRYFDIYCTQGPYFTSHFKALAKKYGDFSVVETGWTRQDYIFAHRHDFDNERTELLQEHACERIVVYAPTFSPKLTSIPFILDDLRKLADTRPVLIIIKLHPLTKTEWVEACRALADSHKNIIMVGEFALTKYLLMADVVVSDTSSAIYEALLMDKPVITLNAISKDLYWKNITDASQLCDAYDDIFTNKEIAALRKWVINNYDPYLDGLCAHRMLDAARDFIAHNGVPRQRKLNLWRKYTSIKTFGKIKR comes from the coding sequence ATGCGCATTTTACTATTTTGTGAGAACAAATATGCCGTAGATATTCTACAGCCTATCCAAACCGAAGCAGACAAAGAGGGCAACAACGATGTGCTGTGGTATGTACACCAAGAAAAGATACCCGAATTTCCGTTAAAAGACTGTGTGAAATGGACTAACAGCATACAGGAAAGTTTCGATTTCAGTCCGGAAGCCATTTATGTGCCGGGCAACATCGTACCTTATTACCTGCCGGGGGTGAAAATTCAGATATTCCACGGCTATGCTGCGGAGAAGAAAGACCACTGGGTGATACGCCGTTACTTCGATATTTATTGCACGCAAGGACCTTACTTTACAAGTCATTTCAAGGCTTTGGCAAAGAAATATGGCGACTTCTCGGTGGTGGAAACAGGCTGGACGCGCCAAGACTACATCTTTGCGCATCGCCACGACTTCGACAACGAGCGAACAGAACTGCTGCAAGAGCACGCTTGCGAACGCATTGTGGTCTACGCACCAACATTCTCTCCCAAGCTGACTTCCATTCCGTTTATCCTCGACGACCTGCGCAAGCTTGCCGATACACGCCCTGTTCTGATTATCATAAAGCTGCACCCACTGACCAAAACAGAATGGGTGGAAGCCTGCCGAGCACTTGCCGACAGCCACAAAAATATTATAATGGTAGGCGAATTTGCCCTTACAAAATATCTTTTGATGGCTGATGTGGTGGTGAGCGACACCTCTTCGGCAATCTACGAGGCACTCTTGATGGATAAACCAGTTATAACGCTCAATGCCATATCGAAAGATTTGTATTGGAAAAACATCACCGATGCTTCGCAACTGTGCGACGCTTACGACGATATATTTACGAATAAAGAGATTGCCGCCCTGCGCAAATGGGTGATAAACAACTACGACCCGTACCTCGATGGACTGTGTGCACACCGCATGTTAGACGCTGCACGCGATTTCATAGCGCACAACGGTGTGCCACGACAGCGCAAACTGAATCTCTGGCGTAAGTACACCAGCATTAAAACCTTTGGAAAAATAAAGCGATAA
- a CDS encoding acyltransferase family protein: MRISINTANTQSQVISVLRFPLVVLILFIHSNFHDISANWDVFWTINTTGIGPQLPSLGDVFDIISNSLATLANPFFFFISGSLFFKEGLFSKELYLHKLQRRAFSLLLPYILWISTYLFLLSVAEGIFPNWTAIVHKPIESFSFTDWLFCFWDISKIGPQGGIAAPLVIPFWYIRDLMVICLFTPIIYKVLHWLANKQKEISILLFVALLYASRWAENLPGVSVQGLLFFSFGAFFSIKQIKFIDVMRPLKWGGLFFAIFAWQINCANLMYAGLIVFIVSTTTRILERRKQQNKLAFPLPLVLINSTFFVFAFHSIVLGGILTILKHGIVVPHNELEAFLIYILSPVTMLTVSVGVYWLFYKIVPRIVSIYCGGR; this comes from the coding sequence ATGAGAATAAGTATAAACACTGCCAACACACAGTCGCAAGTTATAAGTGTCTTGCGTTTCCCGTTGGTAGTGTTGATACTTTTCATTCACTCTAATTTCCATGATATTAGTGCCAATTGGGACGTATTTTGGACAATCAATACAACTGGAATTGGTCCACAGTTGCCATCTCTGGGCGATGTCTTTGACATCATTTCTAATTCATTAGCAACACTGGCTAATCCGTTTTTCTTCTTCATCAGTGGTTCGTTATTCTTTAAAGAAGGCTTATTCTCTAAAGAATTGTATTTACATAAGCTACAACGACGTGCTTTCTCGTTACTTCTACCCTACATTCTATGGATTAGCACTTATCTCTTTCTTTTATCTGTGGCAGAGGGGATATTTCCAAACTGGACAGCTATTGTGCATAAACCCATAGAAAGTTTTAGCTTTACCGACTGGTTGTTTTGCTTTTGGGATATAAGTAAGATTGGTCCACAAGGCGGCATAGCTGCACCTTTAGTTATTCCGTTTTGGTACATACGAGACTTAATGGTGATTTGCCTTTTTACACCTATTATATATAAGGTACTGCACTGGCTTGCAAATAAACAAAAGGAGATATCAATACTGTTGTTTGTTGCTTTGCTTTATGCATCGCGTTGGGCTGAAAATCTACCGGGGGTAAGTGTTCAAGGACTGTTGTTCTTTTCTTTCGGAGCATTCTTTAGTATTAAACAAATAAAGTTTATAGATGTTATGCGTCCGCTAAAGTGGGGAGGTCTCTTCTTTGCTATATTTGCTTGGCAGATAAATTGTGCTAACTTAATGTATGCTGGATTGATAGTTTTCATAGTTTCTACAACTACACGCATTTTAGAGCGTCGCAAACAACAAAACAAACTTGCTTTTCCACTGCCACTTGTTCTAATCAATTCCACTTTCTTTGTGTTTGCCTTTCACTCTATTGTGTTGGGTGGCATTCTTACCATATTGAAGCACGGAATAGTAGTACCACACAACGAGCTCGAAGCATTCCTTATTTATATACTAAGCCCGGTTACAATGCTCACCGTGAGCGTGGGTGTATATTGGCTATTCTACAAAATTGTGCCCCGAATAGTTTCTATCTATTGTGGCGGAAGATAG
- a CDS encoding FprA family A-type flavoprotein produces MIEIANKLYYVGVNDRNKQLFEGLWPLPHGVSYNSYLIDDEKVVLIDTVEVDFFVQFIENIREVIGDRKIDYLVIHHMEPDHSSGLALLKQYYPDIKVIGNKKTFDLLSGFYGIKENTIEVKNGETMELGKHSLQFFMTPMVHWPETMMTLYKGESSALFSGDGFGCFGALNGGIIDKNINTEPYWLEMVRYYSNIVGKYGTPVQNALKKLAGVKFDYICSTHGPVWHDNVEKVVALYDKMSKYETEAGLVICYGTMYGNTERMAEQIARSASAEGVKNIVMYNISKTPHSYILRDIFRYKGLIVGAPTYNNGLYHEMEVLLSEIANHDIKNHYIGWFGSYGWASRAVTAIGDWNETRGHFEKVGEPVEMRQALTEETKAECWRLGKEMAAKLLADKA; encoded by the coding sequence ATGATAGAAATAGCAAATAAGCTCTACTATGTAGGCGTAAACGACCGCAATAAGCAACTTTTCGAAGGTCTGTGGCCCTTGCCCCATGGAGTTAGTTACAATTCTTATCTCATCGACGATGAGAAAGTCGTACTGATAGACACAGTAGAAGTAGACTTCTTCGTGCAATTCATAGAGAACATTAGAGAAGTAATTGGCGACAGGAAGATAGATTATCTCGTTATCCATCACATGGAGCCAGACCATTCAAGCGGATTGGCACTTCTCAAACAGTATTATCCAGACATTAAAGTTATAGGAAACAAGAAGACATTCGACCTACTGTCTGGTTTTTATGGTATAAAAGAGAATACTATAGAAGTAAAGAATGGTGAAACAATGGAATTGGGAAAACATTCGTTACAATTCTTTATGACACCTATGGTACACTGGCCAGAAACAATGATGACTCTCTACAAAGGTGAGAGTTCTGCTCTCTTCTCTGGCGATGGCTTTGGCTGTTTTGGCGCATTGAATGGTGGAATTATTGACAAAAACATCAATACAGAGCCTTATTGGCTGGAAATGGTACGCTATTACTCTAACATTGTTGGTAAATACGGCACTCCTGTACAGAATGCACTGAAGAAACTTGCTGGTGTCAAGTTCGATTACATCTGCTCTACACACGGTCCGGTATGGCACGACAATGTGGAAAAGGTGGTTGCACTGTACGACAAGATGTCTAAATACGAAACAGAAGCAGGTCTTGTTATCTGTTACGGCACAATGTACGGCAACACCGAACGCATGGCTGAACAGATTGCGCGTTCAGCTTCAGCTGAGGGAGTGAAGAATATTGTGATGTACAACATTTCAAAGACTCCGCACAGCTATATTCTCCGCGATATCTTCCGTTATAAGGGCTTAATAGTTGGCGCACCAACCTATAACAATGGCTTGTACCATGAAATGGAAGTGTTGCTTTCTGAAATAGCCAATCACGACATTAAGAATCACTACATTGGTTGGTTCGGCTCTTACGGCTGGGCAAGTAGAGCCGTTACAGCTATTGGCGATTGGAACGAAACACGTGGACATTTCGAAAAAGTGGGTGAGCCTGTTGAAATGCGACAAGCCCTTACCGAAGAAACAAAAGCAGAATGCTGGCGATTGGGCAAAGAAATGGCAGCAAAATTGTTAGCTGATAAGGCTTAA
- a CDS encoding murein hydrolase activator EnvC family protein, whose protein sequence is MKRILFILLILNTCFLSSYAQKHRKKTAKKENTEQQIKQNKATKKEPAKLVSARKQADKHLDNKQQVATKHGKKQLVDKQQPTQTPTRQQQKAKAGMAHKKGMALPQKRSQKGKKQQIKYVTTEEIKGLQQKNKQIQKEITENEHELKAKQKDVDDRLQKILTLDTEIGHQQKTINTISTDIKHLDGNIGILKGQLRSLETQLGERRSRFIRSMRYMARHRSIQDKIMFIFSAKTLTQMYRRLRFVREYAAYQRAQGELLKQKQAQVDNKHNQLEHVRGHKSNLLVKGRQVHIQMENKKVEQQKVVASLQNDQKVLQSVISDRQKKQQAINAQIDRLIAIEIRKARERAMEEARAQAAARAAAAKQRAEELARKREAARRAAEENARRIAEAKAREAKAKAEAAAKAAQLERERRAAQERAEQARREAEAARRAAEAEASAKKARELKRAEERAAAAKRAEDQARARENMERERANQQAREAEANRMAAERKAVADRERAAREQAAASKANDNSSLLSSADRAMTGSFANNKGRLPRPVSGPIVKRFGTYNVAGLSHVKLSSNGIAIKASPGTPVRSVFKGEVTSVSHVGGSTLVMVRHGAYISVYLNLGSVSVSRGQQVGTGQTLGTVDSGGIFQFQLHKETQKLNPEQWLR, encoded by the coding sequence ATGAAGCGGATATTATTTATATTATTAATACTGAATACTTGTTTTCTAAGTTCGTATGCGCAGAAACATAGAAAGAAAACAGCTAAAAAGGAAAATACAGAGCAGCAAATAAAACAGAATAAGGCTACAAAGAAAGAGCCTGCCAAGCTTGTTTCTGCAAGGAAACAAGCCGATAAGCATTTGGACAACAAGCAGCAAGTTGCAACCAAACATGGAAAAAAACAACTGGTAGACAAGCAGCAGCCCACACAAACACCTACCAGACAGCAACAAAAGGCTAAGGCAGGAATGGCGCATAAAAAGGGTATGGCATTGCCACAAAAGCGTTCTCAGAAAGGCAAAAAGCAGCAAATAAAATATGTTACAACCGAAGAAATAAAGGGTTTGCAACAAAAAAACAAGCAAATACAAAAGGAAATAACCGAGAACGAACACGAACTTAAGGCAAAGCAGAAAGATGTGGACGACCGCCTTCAGAAGATTTTAACGCTCGATACAGAGATTGGACACCAGCAAAAAACAATTAATACCATTTCAACAGACATAAAACATCTTGATGGAAATATCGGTATCTTAAAGGGACAGCTACGCTCTCTCGAAACGCAACTGGGAGAACGACGCTCCCGGTTCATTCGTTCTATGCGCTATATGGCACGCCACCGCAGCATTCAGGACAAGATTATGTTTATTTTCTCCGCCAAAACGCTCACGCAAATGTATCGCCGTCTTCGTTTCGTAAGGGAGTATGCAGCTTACCAAAGAGCACAGGGCGAACTCTTAAAGCAGAAGCAGGCGCAGGTAGACAACAAGCACAACCAATTGGAACATGTGCGTGGACATAAGAGTAACCTCCTTGTGAAAGGGCGCCAAGTTCACATTCAGATGGAGAACAAGAAGGTGGAACAGCAGAAAGTGGTGGCTTCTTTGCAGAACGACCAAAAGGTTTTGCAGTCGGTTATATCCGACAGACAGAAGAAACAGCAAGCCATTAATGCACAGATAGACCGACTGATTGCCATCGAAATAAGGAAAGCGCGTGAGCGTGCAATGGAAGAAGCGCGTGCACAAGCCGCTGCTCGTGCTGCAGCAGCCAAGCAACGAGCCGAAGAATTAGCCCGTAAGCGAGAGGCAGCACGGCGTGCTGCTGAAGAAAATGCACGCCGGATAGCCGAAGCCAAGGCACGCGAAGCCAAGGCAAAAGCTGAAGCTGCCGCTAAAGCAGCACAGTTAGAACGTGAGCGTAGAGCAGCTCAAGAGCGAGCCGAACAGGCACGTAGGGAGGCAGAAGCTGCACGGCGTGCAGCCGAGGCTGAGGCTTCGGCAAAGAAAGCACGCGAGTTGAAGCGTGCCGAAGAGCGTGCTGCAGCAGCCAAACGTGCCGAAGACCAGGCACGAGCAAGGGAGAATATGGAGCGCGAACGTGCCAACCAGCAAGCTCGCGAAGCCGAAGCCAACCGTATGGCTGCCGAACGCAAGGCTGTTGCCGATAGGGAACGTGCTGCTCGCGAGCAGGCTGCAGCCAGCAAAGCGAACGACAACAGTTCTCTCCTTTCGTCTGCCGACCGTGCCATGACGGGCAGTTTTGCCAACAATAAGGGTAGGTTGCCGCGCCCGGTATCGGGACCAATCGTGAAGCGTTTCGGTACTTACAACGTGGCAGGACTGTCGCATGTCAAGCTAAGCAGCAATGGAATTGCCATCAAGGCTTCACCGGGTACTCCCGTTCGCAGTGTCTTTAAAGGCGAAGTAACCAGTGTTTCGCACGTAGGTGGTTCCACCCTTGTAATGGTGCGCCATGGTGCTTACATCTCCGTTTACCTGAACTTGGGCAGCGTTAGTGTCAGCAGAGGTCAGCAAGTTGGTACAGGGCAGACGCTCGGAACAGTAGACTCGGGCGGCATATTCCAGTTCCAACTTCACAAAGAGACTCAAAAGCTGAATCCGGAACAGTGGCTCCGATAA
- a CDS encoding HmuY family protein, translated as MKLKSLMALTCLAGLLCVSCSKNEDGPKSKPDQPQNAPIKKLSFITQEKTLEDYDKWVYVNLETGETVMKEDVSGQEWRTYSEDGKQKDQFGKYNITKTVEERPSNAPAKWHLAFHIYDVRTNNGEGCMTDTTDIETIKSLPTNVKWVSDIKAYLIYDMKGMMKKPVVMGYMKNYVNMGLYYWMHKVKGTMGEYALTMSKSNPKKAPVFLVRFKDGSYAIIQFTSLKDATGRKKEVSFNYKFIKKN; from the coding sequence ATGAAACTTAAATCACTGATGGCATTGACATGCCTCGCTGGGTTGCTGTGTGTATCGTGTTCAAAAAACGAAGACGGTCCTAAGTCTAAACCTGACCAACCACAAAATGCTCCTATCAAAAAGCTTTCGTTCATAACACAAGAGAAGACGCTTGAAGACTACGACAAGTGGGTGTACGTAAACTTAGAGACAGGCGAAACCGTTATGAAAGAAGATGTCAGCGGACAAGAGTGGCGGACATACTCTGAGGACGGTAAGCAGAAAGACCAATTCGGAAAGTACAATATAACCAAGACTGTAGAGGAAAGACCCTCCAATGCACCTGCAAAATGGCATTTAGCCTTCCACATCTATGATGTTAGGACCAACAATGGTGAAGGTTGCATGACCGATACTACAGATATAGAAACCATTAAATCGTTACCAACCAACGTAAAATGGGTGAGCGACATAAAGGCTTATCTTATCTACGACATGAAAGGAATGATGAAGAAACCAGTCGTAATGGGCTATATGAAGAACTACGTAAACATGGGACTCTACTACTGGATGCATAAAGTAAAGGGGACTATGGGCGAATATGCGCTCACAATGTCGAAGTCGAACCCAAAGAAGGCACCTGTATTCTTAGTACGGTTTAAGGACGGCAGTTACGCAATCATTCAGTTTACGAGCCTGAAAGACGCTACCGGAAGAAAGAAAGAAGTAAGCTTCAACTATAAGTTTATAAAGAAGAATTAA
- a CDS encoding T9SS type A sorting domain-containing protein, giving the protein MKKLLRLTVAALMLATAQVSTAQIKMAPNYFKADPAIYKYRMAQVVEWKDTEDEQITKYTYDKQGCLVKEEYKKGEGPAIYAYNYTYDQQGYMIQKEEVALKTNNNVPIVSSRHTFKRNEYGYVTEYTRATHHTTEPDEITLTEDVIMDFVYNDKMRLDHVDIRQFDYPTDKIEEKVGRVCKVEYNDAGLVSCVSQIYPDNNELVWKEEFTYDEKGRRISIKKVPGPNYTSQQTLTWTWHYDDDGDIDIHSSSNGFSKEFKYDKEKLASETFMPLEATEAEWALQGPLNCTLFKELPMEKYFKHAPVSETTEESEIIYEAVGTPDNISNATTTQKLLKAQVNGNRLTVEMPAELVGKTLNIFNAAGTCADSYTAKQMQTTIDLSNFAPGMYILSIDNQAVKFVK; this is encoded by the coding sequence ATGAAGAAACTATTACGTTTAACAGTGGCAGCCCTGATGCTTGCCACAGCTCAAGTAAGTACTGCGCAAATAAAAATGGCGCCTAACTATTTCAAAGCAGACCCTGCCATTTACAAATATCGCATGGCACAAGTTGTAGAATGGAAAGACACAGAAGACGAACAAATTACAAAGTACACCTACGACAAGCAGGGCTGTCTTGTCAAGGAAGAATACAAGAAAGGTGAAGGTCCGGCTATCTATGCCTACAACTACACCTACGACCAGCAAGGCTACATGATTCAGAAAGAAGAAGTAGCCTTAAAAACCAATAACAACGTTCCAATCGTGTCGTCAAGACATACCTTCAAGCGCAACGAGTACGGATACGTAACCGAATACACCCGTGCTACACACCACACTACGGAACCAGACGAAATAACATTGACCGAAGACGTTATAATGGATTTTGTCTACAACGACAAAATGCGCCTCGACCACGTAGATATTCGCCAGTTTGATTATCCTACTGACAAGATAGAAGAGAAGGTAGGACGCGTATGTAAGGTAGAATACAACGATGCCGGACTTGTCAGCTGCGTCAGTCAGATATACCCTGACAACAACGAATTGGTATGGAAAGAAGAATTTACGTACGACGAGAAAGGTCGCCGCATCTCTATCAAGAAAGTCCCTGGTCCCAATTACACATCGCAGCAAACATTAACATGGACGTGGCACTACGATGATGATGGCGATATAGACATACATTCAAGCAGCAATGGCTTTAGCAAAGAGTTTAAATACGACAAGGAAAAGCTCGCTTCTGAAACATTTATGCCACTCGAAGCAACCGAAGCAGAATGGGCACTCCAAGGTCCGCTCAACTGCACGCTCTTCAAGGAACTGCCAATGGAGAAGTATTTCAAGCACGCACCTGTCAGTGAAACTACCGAAGAGTCGGAAATAATCTACGAAGCTGTTGGCACACCCGACAACATTAGTAATGCTACCACTACACAGAAGCTGCTCAAGGCACAGGTTAACGGCAACAGACTCACCGTTGAGATGCCGGCAGAACTCGTAGGAAAGACTCTGAACATATTCAATGCTGCAGGAACATGTGCTGATAGTTATACTGCAAAACAAATGCAAACAACTATCGACCTTAGCAACTTCGCTCCCGGAATGTACATTTTAAGCATCGACAACCAGGCTGTGAAGTTCGTTAAGTAA
- a CDS encoding Gfo/Idh/MocA family oxidoreductase, which produces MKKVITYGTYDLLHKGHVRLLERAKALGDYLIVGVTADTFDRERGKINVQQSLVERIENVKSTGLADEIVIEEYEGQKIDDIKRMNVDIFTVGSDWRGKFDYLSEYCKVVYLERTKGISSTELRSDLREIRIGLVGESSIITKFARESKYVNGINISGVYTENDQKLGNLREIVPFFADNYAALLEVSDAVYIISHPEKHYTHIKEALLHGKHVLCESPISLNNEGWKELNSIADEQGLILMDSIKTAYSMAYDRLCLLAKSGKIGKIYSIDATCTSLSHYDTENKEALRYTWNSFCAWAPTALLPILQLLGTDYTDKTICTHLIDDAPNFDTFTKISFIYPHAVASLKVGQGIKSEGELVISGTEGYIYVPAPWWKTDYFEVRRENQSDNKRYFYQLDGEGIRYELLTFIKSIQSQRNLSYVSKDVSEAIANITADFYQRKDTVLI; this is translated from the coding sequence ATGAAGAAGGTTATTACCTATGGAACTTACGACTTATTGCACAAAGGACACGTACGTTTATTGGAACGGGCAAAGGCTTTGGGCGACTACTTGATAGTGGGTGTAACAGCCGATACCTTCGACCGTGAACGCGGAAAGATAAACGTTCAGCAATCGTTGGTGGAGCGAATAGAAAACGTTAAGTCCACTGGCTTGGCTGACGAAATAGTGATTGAGGAATACGAAGGGCAGAAAATAGACGACATCAAGCGTATGAACGTCGATATTTTCACCGTAGGTTCAGACTGGCGGGGCAAGTTCGACTACCTATCAGAGTATTGTAAGGTAGTCTATCTCGAGCGAACGAAAGGCATTTCCAGTACAGAACTGCGCTCAGACCTACGCGAAATACGCATCGGACTGGTGGGAGAGTCGTCTATTATAACCAAGTTTGCACGCGAAAGCAAGTATGTCAATGGCATAAACATTAGTGGCGTGTACACCGAAAACGACCAAAAGTTAGGCAATTTGCGCGAAATAGTACCCTTTTTTGCCGACAATTACGCCGCGTTACTCGAAGTTTCAGATGCCGTTTACATTATTTCGCACCCCGAAAAACATTATACACACATCAAAGAAGCCCTATTACACGGGAAGCACGTGCTATGCGAGTCGCCCATTTCACTCAACAACGAGGGGTGGAAAGAGCTCAACAGCATTGCAGACGAGCAGGGATTAATCTTGATGGACTCTATAAAAACGGCTTATTCCATGGCATACGACCGCCTTTGCCTGCTTGCAAAGAGCGGAAAAATAGGCAAGATATATTCCATCGATGCCACTTGCACGAGCCTTTCGCACTACGATACCGAGAATAAAGAGGCACTACGATACACTTGGAACAGTTTTTGTGCATGGGCACCTACGGCACTTCTGCCCATCTTGCAGCTGTTAGGAACCGACTATACCGACAAAACCATCTGCACGCACCTTATCGACGATGCGCCAAACTTCGATACTTTCACCAAAATATCGTTCATTTATCCCCACGCAGTGGCATCGTTGAAGGTCGGACAAGGCATAAAATCGGAAGGCGAACTCGTTATTTCGGGCACAGAAGGCTACATCTACGTGCCTGCTCCGTGGTGGAAAACCGACTATTTCGAGGTGCGACGGGAAAATCAAAGCGACAACAAACGCTACTTCTACCAGCTCGATGGCGAGGGCATTCGCTACGAACTGCTCACCTTCATCAAGTCTATTCAGAGCCAGCGCAACCTTTCTTACGTCAGCAAAGACGTGTCGGAAGCCATCGCCAACATTACTGCCGACTTCTATCAACGCAAAGATACGGTGCTGATATAA